The following are from one region of the Achromobacter xylosoxidans genome:
- the nrfD gene encoding NrfD/PsrC family molybdoenzyme membrane anchor subunit, with translation MQISELLTPVYDAAWLPWAVQYFFLIGISATTALTAAFAAFGSAGSPARRLLPAAVTVLLVSAIAAPVSLLADLHQPGRFWHFYAHVTPWSWMWLGALLLPVFVTLALLFCAAWWWGRIGWVRVLGMALAVSALSILVYTGAEVMVLRSRPLWHTVFLPVNFALTAWLGALGAMFLVGRWLRGGTQAMPVELLRSLSVTAVVMMALGAGAWALLGLLGMDPSFDAALRLFAEFPIWRVSLAGAVATGFCMIALLQRPARTLAAPLPSAALALTMLAAAWIFRWVVFMSVQGVPKYGAGLYLYDMPWGSDGLLGMVGVLGLCVALIAAVTYALELFPARTRGLAA, from the coding sequence ATGCAGATCTCTGAATTGTTGACGCCGGTCTACGACGCCGCCTGGCTGCCGTGGGCCGTGCAGTACTTCTTCCTCATCGGCATCAGCGCCACCACCGCGCTGACCGCCGCCTTTGCGGCCTTTGGCAGCGCGGGCTCGCCTGCCCGCCGCCTGCTGCCCGCGGCCGTGACGGTGCTGCTGGTCAGCGCCATCGCCGCGCCCGTGTCGCTGTTGGCGGACTTGCACCAGCCGGGCCGCTTCTGGCACTTCTACGCGCATGTCACGCCCTGGTCCTGGATGTGGCTGGGCGCCTTGCTGCTGCCGGTGTTCGTGACCCTGGCGCTGCTGTTCTGCGCCGCCTGGTGGTGGGGCCGCATCGGCTGGGTGCGCGTGCTGGGCATGGCGCTGGCGGTGTCGGCGCTGTCCATCCTGGTCTATACCGGCGCGGAAGTGATGGTGCTGCGTTCGCGGCCGTTGTGGCACACGGTGTTCCTGCCGGTGAACTTCGCGTTGACCGCCTGGCTGGGCGCGTTGGGGGCCATGTTCCTGGTGGGCCGCTGGCTGCGCGGCGGTACGCAGGCCATGCCGGTGGAACTGTTGCGCAGCCTGAGCGTGACCGCGGTGGTGATGATGGCGCTGGGCGCCGGCGCCTGGGCGCTGCTGGGCCTCTTGGGCATGGACCCTTCGTTCGACGCCGCGCTGCGGCTGTTCGCGGAGTTTCCGATCTGGCGCGTCAGCCTGGCGGGTGCGGTGGCGACCGGCTTCTGCATGATCGCGCTGTTGCAGCGTCCGGCGCGCACGCTGGCCGCGCCGCTGCCTTCAGCCGCGCTGGCGCTGACCATGCTGGCGGCCGCGTGGATCTTCCGCTGGGTGGTCTTCATGAGCGTGCAGGGCGTGCCGAAGTACGGCGCCGGCCTCTATCTGTACGACATGCCCTGGGGCAGCGATGGACTGCTGGGCATGGTGGGCGTGCTGGGCCTGTGCGTGGCGCTGATCGCCGCCGTGACCTACGCCTTGGAGCTGTTTCCGGCGCGCACGCGCGGCCTGGCGGCCTGA
- a CDS encoding SDR family oxidoreductase: protein MKGLDNKVAIVTGGATLIGAGVVAALRAYGVRVALFDIDAAGGERVAAADPAGTRFWPVDIAEDAQLERGVADAAAHFGRIDFLVNLAATYLDDGAASGRADWLRALDVNVVSAVMAARAVHPHLLAAGGGAIVNFTSISSRVAQTGRWLYPVSKAALLQVTRNMAMDYAADGIRVNSVSPGWTWSRVMDELTQGDRAKTDRVAADYHLLGRAGDPAEVAEVVAFLLSDHASFVTGADYAVDGGYSAMGPEQAKPAIPRLAA from the coding sequence ATGAAGGGTCTGGACAATAAAGTGGCCATCGTGACCGGCGGCGCCACGCTGATCGGCGCGGGCGTGGTCGCCGCGCTGCGCGCCTACGGCGTGCGCGTGGCGCTGTTCGATATCGACGCGGCCGGCGGCGAACGCGTGGCCGCCGCCGATCCGGCCGGCACGCGCTTCTGGCCGGTGGACATCGCGGAGGACGCGCAACTGGAGCGCGGCGTGGCCGATGCCGCGGCGCATTTCGGCCGCATCGATTTTCTCGTCAACCTGGCCGCGACCTACCTGGACGACGGCGCCGCATCGGGCCGCGCCGACTGGCTGCGCGCGCTCGACGTGAACGTGGTCAGCGCCGTGATGGCCGCGCGCGCGGTCCATCCGCATCTGCTTGCCGCCGGCGGCGGGGCCATCGTCAATTTCACCAGCATCTCCTCGCGCGTCGCGCAGACCGGACGCTGGCTCTATCCGGTGTCCAAGGCGGCGCTGCTGCAGGTCACCCGCAACATGGCGATGGACTATGCCGCCGACGGCATACGCGTCAACTCCGTGTCGCCAGGCTGGACCTGGTCGCGCGTGATGGACGAGCTGACGCAGGGCGACCGCGCCAAGACCGACCGGGTGGCCGCGGACTACCACCTGCTGGGCCGCGCCGGCGATCCGGCCGAAGTGGCAGAGGTGGTTGCCTTCCTGCTTTCAGACCATGCCAGCTTCGTCACCGGCGCCGACTACGCGGTGGACGGCGGCTATTCCGCCATGGGCCCCGAACAGGCCAAGCCCGCGATTCCGCGCCTGGCCGCCTAG
- a CDS encoding DNA-deoxyinosine glycosylase yields MNTAQAGGNNDQVQGFAPVAGAGARVLVLGSMPGVASLRQGRYYAHPRNAFWPIAASVFGFDPGLDYAQRLQALQAAGVALWDVLQACERPGSLDADIRGDTLVANDFAAFLERHPGIVRVCFNGAKAAALYRRHVLPGLAVPLEYMDLPSTSPAHAAASFEHKLAAWGRALKIED; encoded by the coding sequence ATGAATACGGCCCAGGCGGGCGGCAACAACGATCAGGTCCAAGGCTTTGCCCCGGTGGCGGGGGCGGGCGCGCGCGTGCTGGTGCTGGGTTCGATGCCTGGCGTGGCATCGCTGCGGCAGGGCCGCTATTACGCGCATCCGCGCAACGCCTTCTGGCCCATCGCGGCCAGCGTCTTCGGCTTCGATCCCGGCCTGGACTATGCGCAGCGTTTGCAGGCCCTGCAAGCCGCCGGCGTCGCCTTGTGGGACGTGCTGCAAGCCTGCGAGCGTCCCGGCAGCCTGGACGCCGATATCCGTGGCGACACCCTGGTCGCCAACGACTTCGCCGCATTCCTGGAACGCCACCCCGGCATCGTCCGGGTCTGCTTCAACGGCGCCAAGGCCGCGGCGCTGTACCGGCGCCACGTGCTGCCCGGGCTGGCCGTCCCGTTGGAATACATGGACCTGCCGTCGACCAGCCCGGCGCATGCGGCGGCGTCGTTCGAGCACAAGTTGGCTGCCTGGGGCCGGGCGCTCAAGATCGAGGATTGA
- a CDS encoding AraC family transcriptional regulator, which produces MLDTMQSATSTTWPPAAPRIESVLGLPAQQLFASGDLDEARSMVGRVMRPHHLGVVGALQRLDARMHHQPLGEVSLNRLRYGANVEIRPGPLEDFFLVQMPLSGCARISSGPQQLDSTPEVASVVSPDDDLAMRWADDNDQFMLRVGRSLLERTLVGHLGCALDRPLRFQLGFRWRECPAWRCLMSYLLDCSTQHANLAEHKLIVHQMEQLVAATLLSAQPHNYAGALPGRRGAVLPRHVRSVQDYLQAHAHEPVSAEQLARIAGVSVRSLYAGFKEFLGVSPMHYLRDLRMERAHAELVSGESRNIAGVALRWGFAHMGRFSAGYKERYGVSPSQSLRRRG; this is translated from the coding sequence ATGCTCGACACGATGCAGTCCGCCACCAGCACGACTTGGCCGCCGGCCGCGCCGCGGATCGAGTCGGTCCTGGGCCTGCCGGCGCAGCAATTGTTCGCCTCCGGCGATCTGGACGAAGCCCGTTCCATGGTCGGCCGCGTCATGCGTCCGCACCACCTGGGCGTGGTCGGCGCGCTGCAGCGCCTGGACGCCCGCATGCACCACCAGCCGCTGGGCGAGGTCTCGCTGAACCGCCTGCGCTACGGCGCCAACGTCGAGATCCGTCCCGGTCCGCTGGAGGACTTCTTCCTGGTGCAGATGCCGCTGTCGGGCTGCGCCCGCATCAGCAGCGGCCCCCAGCAGCTGGATTCGACGCCCGAGGTCGCCTCGGTCGTCAGCCCGGACGACGACCTGGCCATGCGCTGGGCCGACGACAACGACCAGTTCATGCTGCGCGTGGGCCGTTCGCTGCTGGAACGCACGCTGGTGGGCCATCTGGGCTGTGCGCTGGACCGGCCGCTACGTTTCCAACTGGGATTCCGCTGGCGCGAATGTCCCGCCTGGCGCTGCCTGATGAGCTATCTGCTGGACTGCTCGACGCAGCATGCCAACCTGGCCGAGCACAAGCTCATCGTGCACCAGATGGAACAGCTGGTCGCCGCCACCCTGCTGTCGGCCCAGCCCCATAACTATGCCGGCGCCCTGCCCGGCCGCCGCGGCGCGGTGCTGCCGCGCCACGTGCGCAGCGTCCAGGATTACCTGCAGGCGCACGCGCACGAACCCGTCAGCGCCGAACAGCTGGCGCGCATCGCCGGCGTCAGCGTGCGCAGCCTGTACGCGGGATTCAAGGAATTCCTGGGCGTGAGTCCCATGCACTACCTGCGCGACCTGCGCATGGAGCGCGCGCACGCCGAGCTGGTCTCGGGCGAAAGCCGCAACATCGCCGGCGTGGCGCTGCGCTGGGGCTTCGCGCACATGGGGCGCTTCAGCGCCGGATATAAGGAACGCTACGGCGTAAGTCCAAGTCAGAGCCTGCGGCGGCGCGGGTGA
- the dsrO gene encoding sulfate reduction electron transfer complex DsrMKJOP subunit DsrO: MSTPASPPEPPLPGKRGFLKGLLGLGAAATVIPIRAEAAGINGQPPRRPGMAGKRYGMVVDMRKCIGCQSCTVSCSMENLPPIGQFRTTVLQYEVLPDAGGPASMVMLPRLCNHCDNPPCVPVCPVQATFQREDGIVLVDNERCVGCAYCVQACPYDARFINHETQTADKCTFCEHRLEAGLLPACVESCVGGARVIGDMNDPDSAISRLLVEHKQDIKVLKPEMKTDPHVYYIGLPDAFVHQVDGQAGVRLAGGH; the protein is encoded by the coding sequence ATGAGTACCCCCGCCAGCCCCCCGGAACCGCCACTGCCGGGTAAACGTGGCTTCCTGAAGGGCTTATTGGGGTTGGGGGCCGCGGCCACCGTCATACCCATCCGCGCCGAGGCCGCCGGCATCAACGGCCAGCCGCCGCGCCGCCCCGGCATGGCGGGCAAGCGCTACGGCATGGTCGTGGACATGCGCAAGTGCATCGGCTGCCAGTCCTGTACGGTCAGCTGTTCCATGGAGAACCTGCCTCCCATCGGGCAGTTCCGCACCACCGTCCTGCAATACGAAGTCCTGCCCGACGCCGGCGGCCCCGCCTCCATGGTGATGCTGCCGCGCCTGTGCAACCACTGCGACAACCCGCCTTGCGTGCCGGTCTGTCCGGTGCAGGCCACCTTCCAGCGCGAAGACGGCATCGTGCTGGTCGACAACGAGCGCTGCGTGGGCTGCGCCTATTGCGTGCAGGCCTGTCCCTACGACGCCCGCTTCATCAACCACGAAACGCAGACCGCCGACAAATGCACCTTCTGCGAGCACCGCCTGGAAGCGGGGCTGCTGCCGGCCTGCGTGGAAAGCTGCGTGGGCGGCGCGCGCGTCATCGGCGACATGAACGATCCCGACAGCGCGATTTCCAGGCTGCTGGTCGAGCACAAGCAGGACATCAAGGTGCTCAAGCCCGAAATGAAGACCGATCCCCACGTCTATTACATCGGCCTGCCCGATGCGTTCGTCCATCAGGTCGACGGCCAGGCCGGCGTGCGGCTGGCTGGCGGCCATTGA
- a CDS encoding flavin reductase family protein, with protein MKPDCAAGLPLDWGCTDLHPKVLRGVLGSYPTGVAIVATRCPDGRRVGLTINSFASLSLDPPLVLWSLVNHSPNLAAFRDCSHFTISVLACGQEELAMRFASSAVPDKFAGAPVHDVPEGVPAIEGAVATLVCANDQQSPAGDHLLLFGRVLRVASVAATPLVFHAGRFTALTAA; from the coding sequence ATGAAGCCCGATTGCGCGGCGGGCCTGCCCCTGGACTGGGGCTGCACCGATCTGCACCCCAAGGTCCTGCGCGGCGTGCTCGGCAGCTATCCGACCGGCGTGGCCATCGTCGCCACGCGCTGTCCGGACGGCCGCCGGGTCGGGCTCACCATCAACTCCTTCGCCTCGCTGTCGCTGGATCCGCCGCTGGTGTTGTGGAGCCTGGTGAACCATTCGCCCAACCTGGCGGCGTTCCGCGATTGCAGCCACTTCACCATCAGCGTTCTGGCCTGCGGCCAGGAAGAGTTGGCAATGCGCTTTGCCAGTTCCGCGGTGCCGGACAAGTTCGCGGGGGCGCCCGTGCACGACGTGCCGGAAGGCGTGCCCGCCATCGAAGGGGCGGTGGCCACCCTGGTCTGCGCCAACGACCAGCAAAGCCCCGCGGGCGACCATCTGCTGTTGTTCGGCCGGGTGCTGCGCGTGGCCAGCGTGGCGGCCACGCCCCTGGTGTTCCATGCCGGGCGCTTTACCGCGCTGACCGCCGCATAG
- a CDS encoding MarR family winged helix-turn-helix transcriptional regulator → MNPTKEERLTGVILTLFQLNGALLDWGDAFVAPQALTSARWQMLGALALAGQPLSAPQVAAAMGVTRQGAQKQLNLLSEAQLVEVRPNPQHKRSPLYRLTDEGRRVYGAIDARWKERARQLAGGFSAAELETAGRVLAGLLAAHVPAHGEQGHET, encoded by the coding sequence ATGAATCCAACCAAGGAAGAACGGCTCACCGGGGTGATCCTGACCTTGTTCCAGTTGAACGGCGCGCTGCTCGATTGGGGCGATGCCTTCGTCGCGCCGCAGGCGCTGACCAGCGCGCGCTGGCAGATGCTGGGCGCCCTGGCGTTGGCGGGACAGCCTCTGAGCGCGCCGCAGGTCGCCGCCGCCATGGGCGTGACGCGCCAGGGCGCGCAGAAGCAGCTCAACCTGCTGTCCGAGGCGCAACTGGTGGAGGTCCGCCCCAATCCGCAACACAAGCGCTCGCCGCTGTACCGGCTGACCGATGAGGGGCGGCGCGTCTATGGCGCCATCGACGCGCGCTGGAAGGAGCGCGCGCGCCAACTGGCCGGCGGCTTCAGCGCCGCTGAACTGGAAACGGCGGGGAGGGTGCTGGCGGGCCTGCTGGCCGCGCACGTTCCCGCGCACGGGGAGCAAGGTCATGAAACATAG
- a CDS encoding pirin family protein: MKKILGLHASPRPHWVGDGFPVRSMFSYNDKGKNTSPFLLLDYAGPAQFEPAEHPRGVGQHPHRGFETVTIVYSGEVEHRDSTGNGGVIGPGDVQWMTAASGILHEEFHSHAFTRKGGELEMVQLWVNLPAKDKMAPAGYQGILDADIPAVELPDGAGTLRVIAGNYAGHAGPARTFTPMDVWDVRLAAGKSATFPVAEGRNSMLVVLRGTVLVNGETVARDAQLALFSLEGEDITVEANNDAVFLVLSGEPIDEPVVGYGPFVMNTQAEIVEAIQDFNAGRYGKMH, from the coding sequence ATGAAGAAGATCCTCGGATTGCATGCCAGCCCCCGTCCCCACTGGGTGGGCGACGGCTTCCCGGTGCGCTCCATGTTCTCCTACAACGACAAAGGCAAGAACACCAGCCCGTTCCTGCTGCTGGACTACGCCGGACCGGCGCAGTTCGAGCCGGCCGAGCATCCGCGCGGCGTCGGGCAGCATCCGCACCGCGGCTTTGAAACCGTGACCATCGTCTATAGCGGCGAAGTCGAGCACCGCGATTCCACCGGCAACGGCGGCGTCATCGGTCCCGGCGACGTGCAATGGATGACGGCGGCCTCCGGCATCCTGCATGAGGAATTCCATTCCCACGCCTTCACCCGCAAGGGCGGCGAGCTGGAAATGGTGCAGCTCTGGGTCAACCTGCCCGCCAAGGACAAGATGGCGCCGGCCGGCTACCAGGGCATCCTCGACGCGGACATCCCGGCGGTGGAACTGCCTGACGGCGCGGGCACGCTGCGCGTGATCGCGGGCAATTACGCGGGCCACGCGGGACCGGCGCGCACCTTCACGCCGATGGACGTGTGGGACGTGAGGCTGGCCGCCGGCAAGTCGGCGACCTTCCCCGTCGCCGAGGGCCGCAACAGCATGCTGGTGGTGCTGCGCGGCACGGTGCTGGTCAACGGCGAAACCGTGGCGCGCGATGCGCAGCTGGCGCTGTTCTCCCTGGAGGGCGAGGACATCACCGTCGAAGCCAACAACGACGCGGTGTTCCTGGTGTTGAGCGGCGAGCCCATCGACGAGCCAGTGGTCGGCTACGGCCCCTTCGTGATGAACACGCAGGCGGAGATCGTTGAAGCGATCCAGGACTTCAACGCCGGCCGCTACGGCAAGATGCACTGA
- a CDS encoding transporter gives MNGHLKLRRLASALALALASAGAQATEGGGLGIYPDGLENFMSGALPPPGVHMLVYAGGARYDTLRGNDGQRVPVPGFKVDVNVLAPRLIWVTQQQVMGGQLAFHAIAPLLDVTAKAAGQRNRSTGLGDMTLGVALGYHPSESLHYVVGLDMYAPTGEYDRKDPSSLGKNYWTAQPVFALSRISPDGFNADLKVMYDFNFTNSATDTRSGQALHADYALGWGVGKGWVLGVGGYAFQQVTDDSGPNSAAGRARAFGVGPSVRYMNEKGWLFTAKWQQDFKVKNRPEGAQLYVKLGIPF, from the coding sequence ATGAACGGACACCTGAAACTCCGGCGGCTGGCCAGCGCCTTGGCATTGGCGCTGGCCAGCGCGGGGGCCCAGGCCACCGAGGGCGGCGGCCTGGGCATCTACCCGGACGGCCTGGAAAACTTCATGTCGGGCGCGCTGCCGCCGCCGGGCGTGCACATGCTGGTCTATGCCGGCGGGGCGCGCTACGACACGCTGCGCGGCAATGACGGCCAGCGCGTGCCGGTGCCCGGCTTCAAGGTGGACGTCAACGTGCTGGCCCCGCGCCTGATCTGGGTCACGCAACAGCAGGTCATGGGCGGACAGCTGGCCTTCCATGCAATCGCGCCGCTGCTGGACGTGACCGCCAAGGCGGCCGGACAGCGCAACCGCAGCACCGGCCTGGGCGACATGACGCTGGGCGTGGCGCTGGGTTATCACCCGTCCGAAAGCCTGCATTACGTAGTGGGGCTGGACATGTACGCACCCACCGGCGAGTACGACCGCAAGGACCCGTCCAGCCTGGGCAAGAACTACTGGACCGCGCAGCCGGTGTTCGCATTGAGCCGCATCAGTCCGGACGGTTTCAACGCCGACCTGAAAGTCATGTACGACTTCAACTTCACCAATTCCGCCACCGACACGCGCTCGGGCCAGGCCCTGCACGCCGACTACGCGCTGGGCTGGGGCGTGGGCAAGGGCTGGGTGCTGGGGGTGGGCGGCTACGCCTTCCAGCAGGTCACGGACGACAGCGGTCCCAACAGCGCCGCCGGTCGCGCCCGGGCTTTCGGCGTCGGCCCTTCGGTGCGGTACATGAATGAAAAGGGCTGGTTGTTCACGGCCAAGTGGCAGCAGGATTTCAAGGTCAAGAACCGGCCCGAAGGGGCGCAGTTGTATGTGAAGCTGGGGATACCGTTCTAG
- a CDS encoding styrene monooxygenase/indole monooxygenase family protein, translated as MRRIAIVGGGQAGLPLALGLLDKGYEVTVVTNREPDDIRRGKVMSSQCMFDASLQVERDLGLNQWEADCPTVDGIGLAIPHPERPGHKLIDWVARLDRPAQAVDQRIKMPAWMELFAARGGRLLIQDGGVAELELLAASHDLVLLAAGKGEVVKLFERDALRSRFDRPQRALALTYVHGMRPAPEHSRVAFNLIPGVGEYFVFPALTVSGPCEIMVFEGVPGGPMDCWRDIKSPQEHLAQSLHILHAYLPWEAERCSAVELTDANGILAGSFAPTVRKPVLTLPSGRLVFGLGDAVVTNDPITGQGSNNATKACAVYLDAILAHGDASFTAEWMQRTFERFWDYGGAVVEWTNSMLLPPPPHLLKLLQAADHTPAIASTIANGFNHPPSLYPWWGDATACEAFIAAQPARAAA; from the coding sequence ATGCGTCGAATCGCGATCGTGGGTGGAGGGCAGGCCGGCCTGCCCCTGGCGTTGGGACTGCTGGACAAAGGGTATGAAGTGACTGTCGTCACCAACCGCGAGCCGGACGATATCCGGCGCGGCAAAGTGATGTCCAGCCAGTGCATGTTCGATGCCTCGCTGCAGGTCGAGCGTGACCTGGGTTTGAACCAGTGGGAGGCCGACTGTCCGACCGTCGACGGCATCGGCCTGGCGATACCGCATCCTGAGCGGCCCGGCCACAAGCTGATCGATTGGGTCGCGCGCCTGGACCGTCCCGCGCAGGCGGTGGACCAGCGCATCAAGATGCCGGCCTGGATGGAACTGTTCGCCGCGCGCGGCGGCCGGCTGCTGATCCAGGACGGCGGCGTGGCCGAACTCGAATTGCTGGCGGCCTCGCACGACCTGGTGTTGCTGGCCGCGGGCAAGGGCGAGGTGGTCAAGCTGTTCGAGCGCGATGCGCTGCGCTCGCGCTTTGACCGGCCGCAGCGCGCGCTGGCGCTGACCTATGTGCACGGCATGCGCCCGGCGCCGGAGCATTCGCGCGTCGCCTTCAACCTGATTCCGGGCGTGGGCGAGTACTTCGTGTTCCCGGCGCTGACCGTCAGCGGTCCCTGCGAGATCATGGTTTTCGAAGGCGTACCCGGTGGTCCGATGGATTGCTGGCGCGACATCAAGTCGCCGCAGGAGCATCTGGCGCAAAGCCTGCATATCCTGCACGCCTATCTGCCCTGGGAGGCCGAGCGCTGCAGCGCGGTGGAACTGACCGACGCCAACGGCATCCTGGCCGGCAGCTTCGCGCCCACGGTGCGCAAGCCGGTGCTGACCCTGCCGTCGGGCCGGCTGGTGTTCGGCCTGGGCGACGCGGTGGTGACCAACGACCCGATCACGGGGCAGGGCTCGAACAACGCCACCAAGGCCTGCGCCGTCTACCTGGACGCGATCCTGGCGCATGGCGATGCGAGCTTTACCGCCGAATGGATGCAGCGCACTTTCGAGCGTTTCTGGGACTATGGCGGCGCGGTGGTGGAATGGACCAACTCCATGCTGCTGCCGCCGCCTCCGCATCTGCTCAAGCTGCTGCAGGCCGCGGACCACACGCCGGCGATCGCCAGTACCATCGCCAACGGCTTCAACCATCCGCCGTCGCTGTACCCCTGGTGGGGCGACGCCACGGCCTGCGAAGCCTTCATCGCGGCGCAGCCGGCGCGGGCGGCGGCATGA
- a CDS encoding phytoene desaturase family protein → MPLESEAQVIIVGSGMNSLVCAALLAQRGKSVLVLERNDRLGGCIRTEELFPGYRHDVLSCWYPLFMGSPAYAALKPALHEAGLEFMQGEYATGLVLPDGSGLALKQDVADSARRLDAWAPGDGAAFGAMAQRLFGEDAALTFGLLGQNPYGAGMLKLLFGEWRKRGMDGLAAFAADSMESFRRWSERALQSDAARALIAPWVLHTGLGPDDACSALIGKLTFAAVVAGGMPVVKGGGSGVVDALAAVIERHGGHWQTGIEVERVITSGQGKRRRAVGVLAGGREYRATEAVVCNVTPGQLYGQLLPDAPPAVRERAAGYRHGRGGMQIHFALNAPPDWLTPELRHVPLVHLTESMEQVCASVTEANNGLLPARPTLAIGQPVAVDPTRAPPGGWILWVQMQELPARIKGDAAGELAAPADGRWNEALREAMADRVQARMERVMPGLARRIVGRRAYSPADLEGLNCNLVGGDPYSGVCSPDQFFWLRPFAGGQGARGHRTPLRNLFHIGAATHPGPGLGGGSGYLVAQQIGRRGT, encoded by the coding sequence ATGCCCCTGGAGTCAGAGGCGCAGGTCATCATCGTCGGCAGCGGCATGAATTCGCTGGTCTGCGCCGCCTTGCTGGCGCAGCGCGGCAAGTCCGTGCTGGTGCTGGAACGCAACGACAGGCTGGGCGGCTGCATCCGCACCGAGGAGCTGTTCCCCGGCTACCGCCACGACGTGCTGTCCTGCTGGTATCCGCTGTTCATGGGCAGCCCGGCCTACGCGGCGCTCAAGCCCGCGCTGCACGAGGCCGGGCTGGAATTCATGCAGGGCGAGTACGCCACCGGGTTGGTGCTGCCCGACGGTTCGGGCCTGGCCTTGAAGCAGGACGTGGCGGACAGCGCGCGGCGGCTGGATGCCTGGGCGCCCGGCGACGGCGCGGCCTTCGGCGCGATGGCGCAGCGCCTGTTCGGCGAGGACGCGGCGCTGACCTTCGGCCTGCTGGGGCAGAACCCCTACGGCGCGGGCATGCTCAAACTGCTGTTCGGCGAATGGCGCAAGCGCGGCATGGACGGCCTGGCGGCCTTTGCCGCCGACTCGATGGAGAGCTTTCGCCGCTGGTCCGAACGCGCGCTGCAGTCGGATGCCGCGCGCGCGCTGATCGCGCCCTGGGTGCTGCACACCGGCCTGGGTCCGGACGACGCCTGTTCCGCGCTGATCGGCAAGCTGACTTTCGCCGCGGTGGTGGCCGGCGGCATGCCGGTGGTCAAGGGCGGCGGCAGCGGCGTGGTGGACGCGCTGGCCGCCGTCATCGAACGGCACGGCGGCCACTGGCAGACTGGCATCGAGGTCGAACGCGTCATCACTAGCGGCCAGGGCAAGCGGCGCCGCGCGGTGGGCGTGCTGGCGGGTGGACGCGAGTATCGCGCGACAGAAGCCGTGGTCTGCAACGTGACGCCCGGCCAGTTGTACGGACAGTTGCTGCCCGATGCGCCACCCGCCGTGCGCGAACGCGCCGCCGGCTATCGCCACGGCCGCGGCGGCATGCAGATCCATTTTGCGCTGAACGCGCCGCCGGACTGGCTGACGCCGGAGTTGCGCCACGTGCCGCTGGTGCACCTGACCGAGAGCATGGAGCAGGTCTGCGCCTCGGTGACCGAGGCCAACAACGGCCTGCTGCCCGCGCGTCCCACCCTGGCCATCGGCCAGCCCGTCGCGGTCGACCCCACGCGCGCGCCGCCCGGCGGCTGGATCCTGTGGGTGCAGATGCAGGAACTGCCGGCGCGGATCAAGGGCGATGCCGCGGGCGAGCTGGCCGCGCCCGCCGACGGCCGCTGGAACGAGGCCTTGCGCGAGGCGATGGCCGACCGGGTGCAGGCGCGCATGGAGCGCGTGATGCCAGGCCTGGCGCGGCGCATCGTCGGCCGGCGCGCGTACTCGCCGGCGGACCTGGAAGGGCTGAACTGCAATCTGGTGGGCGGCGATCCCTACTCGGGCGTGTGTTCGCCCGACCAGTTCTTCTGGCTGCGGCCCTTTGCCGGCGGCCAGGGCGCGCGCGGCCACCGCACGCCGCTGCGCAATCTCTTTCACATCGGCGCCGCCACCCACCCGGGCCCCGGCCTCGGCGGCGGCTCCGGCTATCTCGTCGCACAACAAATAGGCAGGAGGGGAACATGA